The following coding sequences are from one Syngnathus acus chromosome 12, fSynAcu1.2, whole genome shotgun sequence window:
- the LOC119131329 gene encoding chondroitin sulfate proteoglycan 4-like isoform X2 translates to MGHYIRYNKENIFGTVTPTSTGTLSPFFFRGSQTNPAACHSLQITCKDTNDGLNLCKKGRRCTYLRLFRAQVTMGRLVAELLLLLLISTGQVYAVSFNGNSAPQLQTAEALLKTLTTQSDGDDSNVLLLRSLEVAEGSWAPLEPKHIKVNFDFTKLGLHPSEFMFRIEERAVHGHLQLDPSPEDPKEGAVPVQGEETDLTFSMLDLWQGRVMYVHSGSEDLHDYFTFSIFSSSNKKLPAYLREHHLYRFDINISPINDAPVLSLPRGNIFNILQNTKRQLTRDMLNVSDPDSSQADLVFNSMGNFVEAGHLEHEDHPDRVIKVFSLHDLEEGKISFVHTGVSTSRMALRVSDGQKFSTTVILRIVAVELEYKLVNHTGLEVNQGGTSLITTNHLAVQINVADQPVEIFYHVTELPQYGELQRLHQSSKWKPTKSFSQKLLEQEQIRYVSTYRGIQPQNITDGFRCNVSIGSFATEELVFPIVVRWIHFKVTRSKMEVNGVLKVVVTPEDFHVITKGVKLNESDLYFRLLTEPKKGQLFLIDKLLKIDSIFSQKNITDGLVTYELLAKSPDDTRDICSFQVISTLANSSLDFRIHIRAESTDFTVVNKGMFVVEGGSKIITKNILFTNIASNREVHYSITAHPRHGLLRRIDLSNLTSINDNIVAFTNQDIIEERMMYVHDDSETKKDYFAFQIVVYKVNGRKEERNTVEHTVNISIQLINDQRPVRVVDKVFHVARDGQRLVTLSDLCYRDDDSDFEDDRLVYTRRGIPMGELVLASAPNHKLYEFTQQDLKQKNVLFVHSGVSFGRFVLFVSDGKHYVSTLMEVKAQDPYLEVSNNTGLMVQQGGITTLTSYNISVFSNLDIRTPQQITFEVFLPPKHGVLQFKKSEAAAAVAGSVSSFTQEDLEMKNLMYQHDGSHESSDGFNITARARERRGKGLADDWRKEVHLDIGVQIKIYLESHQRPPTVIRNLPVVVDEGHDVALSKNNLEVFHEDSHPSEIVFTIQQPPTLGFIERSSLQEKRQPKNGRHRHLFQEFRRQATTSFTQEDIDQGLVIYRQRTTGRSSSNDSVLLEATNGLTKVGPIQLEIDIIPKRLPLKVSDLILDEGSSLTITPDIITIDSHHFSGMNFLYQIIVPPRHGHLEHSRIPGMPISAFTHTEVEREYISYIHDGSDTVRDNFTIMANQTENQKHSLPRVVHINVTSVNDETPVVINNQGLKVWVGSVTEISADDLSAEDSDTPPELLEFIITPPSNGYLALRSSLSKHILNFTQSHIQNGQLVFVHSGALSGGFHFQVNDGVNFAPRQIFSTTAHSLVLTLQRNHPIEVYRGSLTPISEQNLQVVTNEPNDIGRHHTVEFTVTVPPKLGRLVRHMLDNSTRDISTFTQSMVNSGIILYDQNKPVSAGWLAEDTFSFTVSSPPAFLPPTTFTLLISNQPNNRHNHHHESKLSNNAGAVVSEGGRVTIDKSKLDASNLLEKVPKPIQKDYHVIYRVISLPHHGALSIQGRNLTRGQPNFSQLALNEFGVTYIHDDSETTSDSFTFQARVAPLDASPSLPPSHLSDSSSLPFYSASSSLPSVDFVPDRHVEDSLTITKTFNITVTPVNDQPPLTSNRSPSIKVVVGERVVLGPDSLQVEDHDTPPEELHYLVISKPNNGYLTLGERPEPVTSFTQYDVNHGRLHFTQQGEPSTGMFYFNVTDGHHRPLYKIFSLEVIKPSVFIVNNTGLSLVQGRTAVILTTNQLAAQTNSHNQANITYTVTTHPHHGRIAINDQEVKTFFHEDLQYGRVVYHMTDLSESEDSFQISVSASAPGVEYGNVSAQTVKVVVRPLIYLREPVRVPSGIAVKLGKAMMDASELARISRANPVFEVLSPPKHGKLVKMTYGPNRAPEVLKSFTFRDVVQGRVAIEETLSDSPLPNNKSSLATSQGHAPATPRNDSFVFLLKAGNVQPAKGELHFTILPHHQMHHGPPGLKNTDSVSSEHKMTLLTTRNKTTTGGGRGMAGKETPMSSGVEMDLHPHILIHKNHNKTHHKPRPHHRTANHTRSHAKSGVDEAMWRRESPPQPRPPSEPEHALAKPPDTRPVHVEVLPRPSSDPLLIILPLLACLLLIVILVVLILVFRHQKEKQARMRLLQELAAVQLPAEGSPDSGRSERSMAAPSVVVTPLGAASCPVSPRVPEGPRRRSLAPGMTFWGPFDTEATSSDEHLRTWQSNERVISRNSLPAMSVEFKTSRRAKSPIPTLQGNQYWV, encoded by the exons ATGGGGCACTACATCCGCTATAACAAGGAGAATATTTTTGGCACAGTGACGCCCACAAGCACAGGTACtctttcccccttttttttccgaGGCAGTCAAACAAATCCAGCAGCCTGTCACTCGCTGCAAATAACATGCAAAGACACCAACGATGGACTAAACTTGTGCAAAAAAGGCAGACGTTGCACTTATTTGAGACTTTTTAGAGCGCAAGTAACAATGGGACGATTAGTGGCTgagctgcttctgctgctgctcattTCCACAGGACAAGTTTATGCAG TGTCATTTAATGGCAACAGCGCCCCCCAGCTGCAGACAGCGGAAGCTCTCTTGAAAACATTGACAACGCAAAGTGATGGCGACGACTCCAACGTCCTGTTATTGAGAAGCCTCGAGGTTGCAGAAGGAAGTTGGGCACCGTTGGAGCCCAAGCATATCAAG GTGAATTTTGATTTTACAAAGTTGGGTTTGCATCCATCCGAGTTCATGTTCCGGATTGAGGAACGGGCAGTTCACGGCCATCTGCAGCTTGACCCCAGTCCTGAAGATCCCAAAGAGGGAGCAGTCCCAGTCCAGGGAGAGGAGACAGACTTGACCTTTAGCATGCTTGACCTCTGGCAGGGTCGTGTGATGTACGTTCATAGCGGCTCAGAGGATCTCCATGACTACTTTACGTTCTCCATCTTCTCAAGCTCCAACAAGAAGCTTCCTGCGTATCTGAGGGAGCATCACCTGTATCGTTTTGACATCAACATCAGTCCTATTAATGATGCGCCGGTTCTCAGCCTACCAcgtggaaatatttttaatattcttCAAAATACCAAACGGCAG CTGACAAGAGATATGCTCAACGTATCAGACCCTGATAGCAGTCAAGCCGACTTGGTCTTCAACTCCATGGGAAACTTTGTGGAGGCCGGACATCTTGAACATGAAGATCACCCGGACAG GGTTATTAAAGTGTTCTCCCTGCATGATCTGGAAGAGGGTAAGATTAGCTTTGTCCACACGGGGGTGTCTACCTCCAGAATGGCACTCAGGGTCAGCGATGGTCAGAAG ttcagcACGACAGTCATTTTGAGGATTGTTGCAGTGGAGCTTGAGTACAAACTGGTGAACCACACCGGACTGGAAGTGAACCAGGGCGGAACGTCGCTCATCACCACCAATCATCTTGCAGTACAAATTAATGTTGCTGATCAGCCTGTGGAGATTTTCTATCATGTCACAGAGCTGCCCCAATATGGCGAGCTCCAACGTTTACACCAAAGTAGCAAATGGAAACCAACGAAATCCTTCTCTCAGAAACTTCTAGAACAAGAACAGATCCGGTACGTCAGCACTTACCGTGGTATCCAACCTCAGAACATCACCGACGGGTTCCGATGTAATGTCAGCATTGGGTCATTTGCGACAGAAGAACTCGTGTTTCCGATCGTGGTACGATGGATTCATTTTAAGGTCACAAGAAGCAAGATGGAGGTCAACGGTGTTCTCAAAGTTGTTGTCACTCCTGAAGACTTTCATGTGATTACCAAGGGGGTCAAATTGAACGAGAGTGACCTTTATTTCAGACTTCTAACAGAACCCAAGAAAGGTCAGCTATTTCTCATCGATAAACTTCTAAAAATTGACTCCATTTTCAGCCAGAAGAATATCACAGATGGCTTAGTGACGTACGAGTTGCTAGCTAAGTCTCCCGATGACACGAGAGACATTTGTAGCTTTCAGGTGATTTCTACTCTCGCCAACTCAAGTCTGGACTTCCGAATCCACATCAGAGCCGAGTCAACTGACTTCACCGTCGTAAACAAAGGCATGTTCGTTGTGGAAGGAGGAAGTAAAATCATTACGAAAAATATTCTCTTTACGAACATCGCCAGTAACCGCGAGGTTCACTACAGCATCACGGCGCATCCGAGACACGGTCTACTGAGGAGAATCGACCTCTCCAACTTGACCTCCATAAATGACAACATCGTAGCTTTCACCAATCAGGATATCATCGAAGAAAGGATGATGTACGTCCACGATGACAGCGAGACtaaaaaagattattttgcttttcaaattgtGGTCTACAAAGTCAATGGCAGGAAGGAGGAAAGAAACACAGTCGAACACACCGTCAACATCTCCATCCAACTCATCAATGATCAGCGGCCTGTTAGAGTTGTCGATAAAGTTTTCCACGTGGCCCGAGATGGACAGAGGTTGGTGACTTTGAGTGACCTCTGTTACCGGGATGATGACTCGGACTTTGAGGATGATCGCTTGGTGTACACCCGGAGAGGGATTCCAATGGGGGAGCTGGTCTTGGCCAGTGCGCCCAATCACAAACTCTACGAGTTCACACAGCAAGATCTCAAGcag AAAAATGTGCTATTTGTACACAGTGGCGTGAGCTTTGGtcgttttgtcctttttgtgtcAGATGGGAAACATTATGTCTCTACCTTAATGGAG GTGAAGGCCCAAGATCCTTACCTGGAAGTGAGCAACAACACAGGCCTCATGGTCCAGCAGGGTGGCATAACAACTCTAACCTCATACAATATCAGCGTCTTCAGTAACCTGGACATACGAACTCCACAGCAAATCACATTTGAAGTTTTCCTTCCACCCAAACATGGAGTCCTCCAATTTAAGAAAagtgaagcagcagcagcagtggcaGGTTCCGTTTCATCATTCACCCAGGAGGATCTGGAGATGAAGAACTTGATGTATCAGCATGACGGCAGCCATGAGTCATCCGATGGGTTTAATATCACTGCAAGAGCAAGGGAGAGACGTGGAAAGGGGCTGGCTGATGATTGGAGGAAGGAGGTCCATCTGGACATTGGGGTGCAGATAAAAATCTACCTTGAAAGTCATCAGAGGCCTCCAACAGTCATAAGGAATCTTCCAGTGGTGGTGGACGAAGGGCACGATGTTGCCTTGAGCAAGAACAATTTAGAG GTGTTTCATGAAGACAGCCATCCTTCAGAGATAGTCTTCACCATCCAACAACCTCCAACCCTCGGATTTATCGAAAGGTCTTCGCTTCAGGAAAAGCGTCAACCAAAAAATGGAAGACATCGGCATCTCTTCCAG GAATTCAGACGACAGGCAACAACCTCTTTCACCCAGGAAGACATCGACCAGGGTTTGGTCATCTATCGTCAGAGGACTACGGGAAGGAGCAGTAGTAACGACTCTGTTCTGTTGGAGGCCACCAATGGCCTCACCAAAGTTGGGCCAATTCAACTGGAGATTGATATTATTCCCAAACGTCTCCCACTGAAG GTGTCTGACCTGATCTTGGATGAGGGGTCCTCTCTGACGATCACACCTGACATCATCACGATAGACAGTCATCACTTCTCAGGGATGAATTTCCTCTATCAAATCATCGTTCCTCCACGACACGGTCACTTGGAGCACAGTCGGATCCCAGGGATGCCCATCTCGGCATTCACGCACACTGAG GTGGAACGTGAATATATTTCTTATATCCATGATGGGAGTGATACAGTGAGAGACAATTTCACCATCATGGCCAACCAGACGGAAAACCAGAAGCACAGTCTTCCACGTGTTGTCCACATCAATGTCACGTCTGTCAATGATGAGACACCTGTTGTTATAAACAACCAAGGCCTGAAG GTTTGGGTGGGTTCTGTGACCGAAATCTCTGCGGATGATCTAAGTGCGGAGGACTCAGACACTCCACCCGAGTTGCTCGAGTTCATCATCACACCGCCCAGTAACGGCTATCTAGCTCTGAGGAGTTCCCTGTCCAAACACATCTTGAACTTCACACAGAGtcatattcaaaatggccAGCTGGTCTTTGTGCACAGTG GTGCTTTATCCGGAGGTTTCCATTTCCAAGTTAATGATGGCGTGAACTTTGCCCCTCGCCAGATCTTCAGCACGACAGCTCATTCCCTCGTTCTAACACTACAAAGAAACCATCCCATTGAGGTGTACCGAG GTTCATTGACCCCAATTTCTGAGCAAAACCTTCAGGTGGTGACCAACGAACCCAATGACATCGGAAGACACCACACAGTGGAGTTTACCGTGACCGTTCCCCCAAAACTTGGCCGCTTGGTCCGTCATATGCTAGACAACTCTACTCGGGACATTTCTACATTCACACAAAGCATG GTGAACTCGGGGATTATTTTGTATGATCAGAACAAACCGGTTTCAGCGGGATGGTTGGCTGaagacacattttctttcactgtATCTTCTCCTCCTGCTTTCCTGCCACCAACCACCTTCACACTCTTGATCTCCAATCAGCCAAACAATCGTCACAATCATCACCATGAGAGCAAACTCTCCAACAATGCAG GTGCTGTGGTGTCAGAGGGCGGCAGGGTTACAATTGACAAATCGAAACTCGATGCATCGAATCTCCTGGAGAAAGTACCCAAGCCAATCCAGAAAGACTACCATGTCATCTACCGGGTTATTTCCTTGCCGCACCACGGCGCTTTGTCCATCCAAGGACGCAACCTCACTAG ggGGCAACCAAATTTCTCTCAGCTGGCTCTAAACGAGTTTGGCGTGACATACATCCATGATGACTCTGAGACCACAAGCGACAGTTTCACTTTCCAAGCCCGGGTGGCCCCTCTGGATGCCTCCCCGTCTTTACCTCCGTCTCACTTATCCGATTCCTCCTCGTTGCCGTTCTATTCGGCCTCGTCCTCCCTTCCGTCGGTAGACTTTGTGCCTGATCGCCACGTCGAGGACAGCCTGACAATCACGAAGACTTTTAACATCACGGTGACACCGGTGAATGACCAGCCGCCATTGACTAGCAACAGATCCCCGAGTATAAAAGTCGTCGTTGGGGAAAGAGTCGTTCTCGGACCGGACAGTCTTCAG GTTGAAGATCACGACACCCCTCCAGAGGAGCTCCATTACCTAGTGATTAGCAAGCCCAACAACGGCTACCTGACGCTGGGCGAAAGACCAGAACCGGTGACATCGTTCACCCAGTATGACGTCAACCACGGTCGGCTACATTTTACACAGCAG GGTGAGCCATCAACTGGAATGTTCTACTTTAACGTCACTGACGGACACCATCGTCCACTCTACAAAATTTTCAGTTTGGAGGTGATCAAGCCTTCTGTTTTCATTGTGAACAACACCGGCCTATCGTTAGTTCAAGGCAGGACGGCGGTGATCCTGACGACCAATCAGCTGGCAGCTCAAACAAACAGTCACAACCAGGCCAACATTACCTACACGGTCACCACGCACCCTCATCACGGACGCATCGCTATAAACGATCAAGAAGTCAAGACCTTCTTCCACGAGGATCTGCAATATGGCCGTGTGGTCTATCACATGACTGATCTCAGCGAATCGGAGGACAGCTTTCAGATCTCCGTGTCGGCCTCGGCGCCGGGTGTCGAATATGGAAACGTGAGCGCCCAGACGGTGAAGGTAGTCGTGCGGCCTCTCATCTATCTGCGAGAACCTGTGAGAGTCCCCAGCGGCATTGCTGTCAAACTGGGGAAAGCCATGATGGATGCCTCCGAGCTGGCGAGAATCAGCAGAGCCAATCCGGTCTTTGAGGTTCTGTCCCCACCCAAACATGGAAAGCTAGTCAAG ATGACATATGGCCCCAACAGAGCCCCAGAAGTCTTAAAGTCGTTTACTTTCCGCGACGTGGTTCAAGGACGCGTCGCCATCGAGGAGACGTTGAGCGACAGCCCGCTACCCAATAACAAATCCTCGCTCGCGACGTCGCAGGGCCACGCCCCCGCCACGCCTCGCAACGATTCTTTCGTCTTCCTGCTGAAGGCCGGAAATGTTCAGCCGGCCAAAGGTGAGCTTCACTTCACCATCTTACCTCACCACCAAATGCATCACGGCCCGCCTGGGTTGAAAAACACGGATAGTGTGAGTAGTGAACACAAGATGACGTTGCTAACCACAAGGAATAAGACAACCACTGGAGGGGGGAGAGGAATGGCGGGGAAGGAAACCCCCATGTCCAGCGGGGTGGAAATGGATTTGCATCCTCACATCCTGATACACAAGAACCACAACAAGACCCACCACAAGCCGAGACCTCACCACCGCACGGCAAATCACACGCGGAGTCACGCCAAAAGTGGCGTGGATGAAGCAATGTGGCGACGGGAATCCCCCCCGCAACCTCGCCCCCCCTCCGAGCCAGAACACGCTCTGGCGAAGCCTCCTGACACCCGTCCGGTTCACGTGGAGGTCCTCCCTCGACCCTCCTCGGACCCTCTGCTCATCATCCTGCCACTTCTGGCTTGTTTACTCCTCATTGTCATCCTCGTGGTGTTGATCCTGGTGTTCCGACACCAAAAGGAGAAGCAGGCTCGAATGCGACTTCTTCAGGAGCTGGCCGCCGTGCAGTTACCCGCCGAGGGGAGCCCAGACTCGGGCCGGTCGGAGCGAAGCATGGCTGCGCCGTCCGTGGTGGTCACCCCGCTTGGTGCTGCCAGCTGTCCCGTGTCACCGAGGGTACCGGAAGGCCCCAGGAGGCGGAGTCTGGCCCCTGGAATGACCTTCTGGGGGCCATTTGATACTGAGGCTACAAGCAGTGATGAACATTTGAGAACTTGGCAAAGTAATGAAAGAGTTATTAGCAGAAATTCATTACCGGCCATGTCTGTCGAATTCAAGACCTCTCGCAGAGCCAAATCCCCCATACCGACGCTTCAAGGCAACCAGTATTGGGTTTGA